A region from the Prevotella melaninogenica genome encodes:
- a CDS encoding Crp/Fnr family transcriptional regulator, with protein sequence MKDLVNDTRDIARELARKYSTMTHDELDVLESILVPMKFTKGQMILSEGEVCKHVYYIERGLIRQFYFKNGKQITEHLGEDRSIFMCIESLFREEPTKLQVEALEPTWVYALPKQKLEQVALHNVNIQILYRKILEESLITSQIHADLVRFETAQARYKRMCKLSPQVILRAPLVYIASYLQMTPETLSRVRSSTLLDD encoded by the coding sequence ATGAAAGATTTGGTAAACGATACAAGAGATATAGCGCGTGAATTGGCACGTAAATATAGTACGATGACTCATGACGAATTGGATGTACTTGAAAGTATCCTCGTACCAATGAAATTCACTAAAGGACAGATGATTCTCAGTGAGGGTGAGGTCTGTAAGCACGTTTATTATATAGAAAGAGGTCTTATTCGCCAATTCTATTTCAAGAACGGTAAGCAGATTACTGAACACTTAGGGGAGGACAGAAGTATCTTTATGTGCATTGAAAGTCTTTTCCGTGAAGAGCCTACTAAGCTACAGGTTGAGGCATTAGAGCCAACATGGGTTTATGCTCTGCCTAAACAGAAGTTGGAACAGGTGGCACTTCATAATGTCAACATCCAGATTCTCTATCGTAAGATATTAGAAGAGAGTCTTATCACTTCACAGATACATGCTGACCTTGTGCGTTTTGAGACAGCACAGGCTCGCTATAAGAGAATGTGTAAACTCAGTCCACAGGTTATTTTGCGTGCTCCACTGGTTTATATTGCCAGCTATCTGCAGATGACACCAGAAACATTGAGCCGTGTTCGTTCATCAACATTGCTCGATGATTAA
- a CDS encoding OmpA family protein: MNYLRLLHILCRQQQYLLLAVGVTLMLTSCGIDRNIKKGEKHLSLGEYYDAATQFKTAYQRTSPKDRRQRGELSLKMAECYERISSSQRAIAAYRNVIRYKLDNGETHKHLADNLMKEGSYAEAVKEYRIALDSMPNNQLIAQELQAASIATGVKERSSKYIVKRMDVFNSRRQDYSPMLFGDKYEQLYFTSTRNEAKGDEVSGITGAKVGDIFLSEKDDKGKWSTPKAIESALNTEADEGTPAFSVDGREMYITQCLTDPSNPRYAQIAVSNRADAAWGKATKLEISRDTLSSFAHPAISPDGNWLYFTSDMPGGKGGLDIWRVRLTGGTTGGVENLGEPINTPGDEEFPTFRPNGDLYFSSNGHGGLGGLDIFIAKVGNDRRYHLEHPGYPLNSQGDDFGMTFEGIHNRGFFSSNRGDGRGWDHIYSFELPEIIQTVKGWVYEMDGYELPAAQVFMVGDDGTNKKLAVKGDGSFEQEVQPGVNYIFLATCNGYLNHKEEVKVDATEESKVHTLQFALAGINVPVLIDNIFYDFDKATLRPESEKALDNLVQLLKENPNVTIELSAHTDYLGSADYNKRLSQRRADAVVAYLTAHGIVKERLTPVGYGKERPKKIRKKLTEKYPWLKENDVLTEDFIKKLDKEKQEVANQLNRRTEFTVLRTTYGMFDEKGKLKQQPKPKKKENFDDDGMIIIDIP, from the coding sequence ATGAACTACCTAAGGCTTTTACATATACTTTGTAGGCAGCAACAGTATCTTCTGTTAGCAGTTGGTGTCACGTTGATGCTGACATCATGCGGTATAGATAGAAATATCAAGAAAGGCGAAAAACACCTTTCCTTGGGCGAGTATTATGACGCTGCGACCCAATTTAAGACCGCTTATCAACGCACATCACCAAAGGATAGACGTCAACGTGGTGAGCTGTCTTTGAAGATGGCTGAGTGCTATGAGCGTATTTCGTCGTCTCAACGAGCGATTGCTGCCTATAGAAATGTCATCCGATATAAATTGGATAATGGTGAGACGCATAAGCATTTGGCTGATAATCTGATGAAGGAAGGTAGCTATGCGGAGGCTGTTAAGGAGTATCGCATTGCACTTGATTCAATGCCTAACAATCAACTTATCGCCCAAGAATTGCAGGCAGCATCAATAGCTACAGGTGTAAAAGAACGTAGTTCAAAGTATATTGTGAAACGCATGGATGTGTTTAACTCACGTCGACAGGATTATTCGCCAATGCTTTTCGGCGATAAATACGAACAGCTTTATTTCACTTCTACACGAAACGAAGCCAAAGGCGATGAGGTGAGCGGTATCACTGGTGCAAAAGTTGGCGACATCTTCCTTAGTGAAAAGGATGATAAAGGCAAATGGAGTACACCGAAGGCGATAGAGTCAGCTTTGAATACAGAGGCCGATGAGGGCACACCTGCATTCTCAGTAGATGGTAGGGAGATGTATATCACGCAGTGCTTGACCGACCCCAGTAATCCTCGTTATGCTCAGATTGCTGTTAGTAATCGCGCTGATGCAGCTTGGGGAAAGGCAACGAAATTAGAAATAAGCCGTGACACCCTATCAAGTTTTGCCCACCCTGCAATCTCACCAGATGGTAACTGGCTTTATTTCACCAGCGATATGCCTGGAGGTAAAGGTGGTCTTGACATCTGGCGTGTACGTCTGACAGGCGGTACAACAGGAGGTGTTGAGAACCTTGGAGAACCCATCAACACTCCTGGAGACGAAGAGTTCCCTACGTTCCGACCTAATGGTGACCTTTATTTCTCAAGTAACGGACATGGTGGATTGGGGGGACTTGATATCTTTATAGCTAAGGTTGGAAATGATCGTCGCTATCACTTGGAACATCCAGGATATCCTCTTAACTCGCAAGGTGATGACTTTGGGATGACTTTCGAGGGTATTCATAACCGTGGTTTCTTCTCTTCAAATCGTGGAGACGGTCGTGGTTGGGACCATATATACAGTTTTGAACTTCCTGAAATCATTCAGACAGTGAAGGGATGGGTCTATGAAATGGATGGCTATGAGTTGCCTGCAGCACAGGTATTCATGGTGGGTGATGATGGGACCAATAAGAAATTGGCTGTCAAAGGGGATGGTTCTTTTGAACAAGAGGTACAGCCTGGCGTTAATTATATCTTCCTTGCGACCTGCAATGGTTATCTAAACCATAAAGAAGAAGTTAAGGTTGATGCTACCGAAGAGTCTAAAGTACATACACTTCAGTTTGCTTTAGCAGGAATAAACGTACCTGTCTTGATAGACAATATCTTTTATGACTTTGACAAAGCAACGCTTCGTCCAGAATCAGAGAAGGCTTTGGACAATCTCGTTCAGCTCCTTAAAGAAAATCCTAACGTAACCATAGAACTATCCGCACACACCGATTACCTCGGTTCTGCCGATTATAACAAACGACTTTCACAACGCCGTGCGGATGCAGTAGTGGCATATCTTACCGCACATGGTATCGTTAAAGAGCGTCTTACCCCTGTAGGTTATGGTAAAGAGCGTCCAAAGAAAATCCGTAAAAAACTAACTGAGAAATATCCTTGGCTAAAAGAAAATGACGTACTCACTGAAGATTTCATCAAGAAACTTGATAAGGAAAAGCAAGAGGTAGCCAATCAGTTGAACCGCCGAACAGAGTTTACAGTCCTTCGGACCACATATGGTATGTTTGATGAGAAGGGAAAGCTAAAGCAACAGCCAAAACCAAAGAAGAAGGAAAACTTTGACGATGATGGAATGATAATCATTGACATTCCCTAA
- a CDS encoding thymidylate synthase, with protein MQQYLNLLNRILTEGIQKGDRTGTGTLSIFGHQMRFDLREGFPLLTTKKLHLKSIIYELLWFLRGDTNVRYLQEHGVRIWNEWADENGELGPVYGHQWRSWPDYKGGTIDQIKNVVDMIKHNPNSRRMLVTAWNPAEVDDMALPPCHCLFQFYVADGRLSLQLYQRSADSFLGVPFNIASYALLLQMIAQVTGLEAGEFIHTTGDTHLYLNHLEQAKLQLTREPHPLPKMKINPDVKDIFDFKYEDFELTDYNPLPHIPGVVAV; from the coding sequence ATGCAACAATATTTAAACCTTCTCAACCGCATTCTCACAGAAGGAATACAGAAAGGTGATAGAACAGGAACGGGAACTTTATCCATTTTTGGGCATCAGATGCGCTTTGACTTGCGCGAAGGTTTTCCATTACTGACAACCAAAAAGCTTCATTTGAAGAGTATTATTTATGAATTACTATGGTTCTTACGTGGTGATACAAACGTGAGATACCTACAAGAGCATGGTGTAAGAATATGGAATGAATGGGCTGACGAGAATGGTGAACTTGGTCCAGTCTATGGTCATCAGTGGCGTTCATGGCCTGATTATAAAGGAGGTACAATCGATCAGATTAAGAATGTGGTGGACATGATTAAGCATAATCCAAACTCACGTCGTATGTTGGTCACAGCATGGAACCCTGCTGAGGTGGATGATATGGCTCTCCCACCCTGCCACTGTCTCTTCCAATTCTATGTTGCAGATGGTAGACTATCGCTCCAACTCTATCAGCGTTCGGCAGATAGTTTCCTCGGTGTCCCTTTTAACATTGCATCATATGCTCTCCTTTTGCAAATGATTGCACAGGTAACAGGTCTTGAGGCTGGTGAGTTTATCCATACAACAGGTGATACACATCTTTATCTTAACCATCTTGAGCAGGCTAAACTCCAGCTTACTCGTGAGCCACATCCACTGCCAAAGATGAAGATTAATCCTGATGTAAAGGATATATTTGACTTCAAATACGAAGACTTTGAACTGACTGATTACAATCCGTTACCACATATTCCTGGTGTGGTTGCGGTGTAG
- a CDS encoding TonB-dependent receptor plug domain-containing protein, whose protein sequence is MRKLQFVILLICFQTSLFAQTNNVLLSRILRQVQLFPQEKTYVFTDANSYQAGQRIHLRVFLVNAVVHQSDSLSRYVYVELLNPERLVVKRVRLIRSDQGFVGHIDIPEGAAKGRYVLRSYTQNMLNLSRYESLKSIYIGAQGILLSHKYCNTLNKDNKYPLSLLYINKLENNIKVNINSYTDSIKNDYWLFIHCRSIPIYFGKISKEKDVVLHYDSLSQGGVYSFQLLDANLKIVEERLRFLYPEKEQCPISVKWAADETTDKGLVPCLIKSDGLHKGETMDVSVRVEYAGTNYLDGQSNILSHLLYDMDVADCPEEPASILLNNEIEPLLDSCCWTRYRMADVIKGECKKGKIGVEKSAVIRGRVEMLIGHKPIKEAIVNLISPDKGFYAVTKTDAHGRFSFAEIDFPEGTQYVLNAFTKAEKSWVKLLLDEEEFPSYTGQFPPFEWTGHDTTRVDATLKLQKGGIQMEEVSVFSHQPTYSSRSDSYARTADFSFGLRDIESIGATCLHELLRRVPSVTVEFGKCYVRGGMTINGKRPAAIAIDGIFVDNDYDLDNIQMADVERVDVFKGGSTVIWGAIGGMGVISITTKKGDFKATSVPLTNTKTFTTLGYQIPQSYTPNAHTPVWLPSLRGASFRLLLPAEYRSDYRLIIEGVTSEGRIIHYVGELGK, encoded by the coding sequence ATGAGAAAACTACAATTCGTAATATTATTAATATGCTTTCAAACCTCATTGTTTGCCCAGACAAACAACGTCTTGTTGAGCCGTATTCTTCGGCAGGTACAATTATTCCCGCAGGAGAAGACATACGTATTCACTGATGCCAATAGTTATCAAGCTGGACAACGAATCCATTTGCGTGTATTTTTAGTAAATGCAGTGGTACATCAGTCGGATAGCTTGAGTCGATATGTATATGTAGAGCTCCTTAATCCAGAACGTCTTGTTGTGAAGCGGGTGCGCTTGATCAGAAGCGACCAAGGTTTTGTTGGACATATAGACATTCCTGAAGGAGCAGCAAAAGGGCGGTATGTGTTACGTAGCTATACGCAGAATATGTTAAACTTAAGTAGATATGAAAGTCTTAAAAGTATCTATATTGGTGCACAAGGAATATTGTTGTCTCATAAGTATTGTAATACTTTAAATAAGGATAATAAATATCCTTTATCACTATTGTATATCAATAAATTAGAAAATAATATTAAAGTTAATATTAACAGTTATACTGATAGTATAAAGAATGACTACTGGCTGTTTATACACTGTCGCTCCATTCCTATTTACTTTGGAAAAATAAGTAAAGAAAAGGATGTTGTTTTGCATTATGATAGTCTTTCACAAGGTGGCGTTTATTCTTTTCAACTTCTTGATGCCAATTTAAAAATAGTTGAAGAAAGATTAAGATTTTTGTATCCAGAGAAAGAACAATGTCCTATTTCAGTAAAATGGGCTGCAGATGAAACGACAGACAAGGGGTTAGTTCCTTGTTTAATCAAGTCTGATGGTCTACATAAAGGAGAAACAATGGATGTTTCTGTACGTGTAGAATATGCTGGAACAAACTATTTAGATGGACAATCGAACATCCTTTCTCATTTATTATATGATATGGACGTGGCAGATTGCCCAGAAGAGCCAGCATCTATACTTCTGAATAATGAAATCGAACCGCTACTTGACAGCTGTTGTTGGACTCGATACAGGATGGCTGATGTGATTAAAGGGGAATGCAAGAAAGGGAAGATTGGTGTTGAAAAGTCAGCTGTGATACGAGGGCGAGTAGAGATGTTGATAGGTCATAAGCCAATAAAAGAAGCTATTGTTAATCTTATTTCCCCTGACAAAGGATTTTATGCCGTCACGAAAACAGACGCACACGGACGGTTTTCATTTGCAGAAATAGACTTTCCAGAAGGTACACAGTATGTTCTTAATGCGTTTACAAAGGCAGAGAAGTCATGGGTAAAACTGTTATTGGACGAAGAGGAGTTCCCCTCTTATACAGGTCAATTCCCTCCGTTTGAATGGACGGGTCATGACACTACACGTGTAGACGCAACTTTAAAACTACAAAAAGGCGGTATTCAGATGGAGGAGGTGAGTGTCTTTAGCCATCAACCCACCTATTCTTCCCGTTCTGATTCGTACGCTCGTACTGCTGATTTCTCCTTTGGGCTGCGCGATATCGAAAGCATAGGAGCAACTTGTTTACATGAACTATTGCGTAGAGTTCCAAGTGTTACAGTTGAGTTTGGGAAATGTTATGTGCGAGGAGGTATGACAATCAATGGTAAACGTCCTGCAGCAATAGCCATAGATGGTATATTTGTTGATAATGATTATGACTTAGATAATATCCAAATGGCAGATGTTGAACGAGTAGATGTCTTTAAGGGCGGCTCAACGGTTATTTGGGGAGCTATTGGTGGTATGGGTGTTATTTCCATAACGACAAAGAAAGGAGATTTCAAAGCAACTTCTGTTCCACTGACAAATACGAAGACATTTACAACATTAGGCTATCAAATTCCACAAAGTTATACTCCTAATGCACATACACCAGTGTGGTTACCATCACTACGCGGTGCATCTTTCCGTCTACTTTTACCTGCAGAATATCGTTCGGACTATCGCCTTATCATCGAAGGTGTGACAAGTGAGGGAAGAATAATTCACTATGTGGGAGAGTTAGGGAAATAG
- a CDS encoding methyltransferase RsmF C-terminal domain-like protein has translation MMKDNSQPYQVTQSPCSSTQDGQGIKTVEKVEKRLPLAFTDYTRNLFGDDLYQTFLKGLDENPPVSIRLNPFKLSEDTNKINPALTPQSILWCKEGFWLKTRPNFTFDPLLHAGVYYVQEASSMFLSYVLHYWIKQPVVALDLCAAPGGKTTCARTSLPAGSLLFSNEPIGKRAQILAENVQKFGHEDVVVTNNYPRDYKKTKLRFDVIIADVPCSGEGMFRKDPQSIEEWSPQNVENCWQLQRSIIADIWDNLKPGGILIYSTCTFNAHEDEENIAWILNEYDAELLSVPTEETWNITGSLIDNPLKDGRDFPVYRFIPGKTRGEGIFMAIIRKRGEHEALNSKTTIDIDKAITEARKRLRILSHGVKEGIQKGKNVIPDHTLALSFSAEKSAYPNIEVDYQTAIAYLRHEAIVLSSDAPRGIVLLTYKGYPIGFAKNLGNRANNLYPQEWRIKSTHIPEEPMVLL, from the coding sequence ATGATGAAAGATAATAGCCAACCATATCAAGTAACACAATCTCCTTGTTCATCAACTCAAGATGGGCAAGGAATAAAGACGGTAGAAAAAGTGGAGAAAAGACTTCCTCTTGCCTTTACTGACTATACACGTAACCTTTTCGGAGATGACCTTTATCAAACTTTCTTAAAAGGATTGGATGAGAATCCACCTGTGAGCATTCGTCTGAACCCTTTTAAGTTGTCAGAGGATACCAATAAAATTAATCCAGCGTTAACCCCACAGTCAATTCTTTGGTGTAAGGAAGGTTTCTGGTTGAAAACAAGACCTAACTTTACGTTCGACCCCCTACTCCATGCTGGAGTCTATTATGTGCAAGAAGCATCATCTATGTTTCTTTCTTATGTACTGCATTATTGGATAAAACAGCCTGTTGTGGCACTTGACCTTTGTGCTGCTCCAGGTGGGAAAACGACTTGTGCACGTACATCTTTACCTGCAGGTTCCTTACTTTTCTCTAACGAACCAATAGGAAAACGAGCACAGATATTGGCAGAGAATGTTCAAAAGTTTGGTCATGAGGATGTTGTTGTTACAAATAACTATCCTCGTGATTATAAGAAAACAAAGCTTCGTTTTGATGTTATCATAGCTGATGTGCCTTGTTCTGGAGAAGGAATGTTCCGTAAAGACCCACAGTCAATTGAGGAATGGAGCCCACAGAATGTAGAGAATTGTTGGCAACTACAGCGTAGTATTATCGCAGATATATGGGACAACTTAAAGCCTGGAGGTATTCTCATTTATTCTACTTGTACCTTTAATGCACATGAAGATGAAGAAAATATTGCGTGGATTCTCAACGAATATGATGCTGAACTCCTCTCTGTGCCTACAGAAGAAACATGGAATATAACAGGGTCACTCATTGACAATCCACTTAAAGACGGTCGAGATTTCCCAGTCTACCGCTTCATCCCTGGTAAGACACGTGGTGAAGGAATCTTTATGGCTATTATTCGTAAGCGTGGAGAGCATGAGGCGCTTAATAGTAAGACAACTATTGATATTGATAAAGCAATCACTGAAGCTCGTAAACGTCTTCGTATCCTCTCGCATGGAGTAAAAGAAGGAATACAAAAGGGGAAGAATGTCATCCCTGATCATACATTAGCACTCTCCTTTTCAGCAGAAAAATCGGCTTATCCTAATATAGAGGTTGATTATCAAACAGCTATCGCTTATCTTCGTCATGAGGCTATTGTACTATCTTCTGATGCCCCACGTGGTATCGTTCTGCTTACTTATAAAGGCTATCCGATAGGCTTTGCAAAGAACCTCGGAAACCGTGCGAACAACCTTTATCCGCAAGAATGGCGAATAAAGAGTACACATATACCAGAGGAACCTATGGTACTTCTATAA
- a CDS encoding endonuclease MutS2, translated as MIYPKNFEQKIGFTEVRSLLRARCLSTLGKERIDEMNFSTDATQVNIWMEEIREFRRIQEGQDEFPLDNFFDVRESVARIRLEGTHMEVEELFDLKRSLETIIAIVSFLSRGEETEQGEVRHYYPALYNLADGVATFPLLVQRISQIIDKFGKMRDNASPELLQIRRELARIEGSISRTLYGILRAAQGEGLVEKDVTPTLRDGRLVIPVAPGLKRKISGIVHDESATGRTVYIEPTEVVEANNKIRELENEERREMIRILTDFAKKVRPNVREILDSYNLMSAVDFIRAKAELARLFKGFEPQVAEEPHIDWIRAIHPLLQLSLERKHYNKLNTSLSANKAEIDKVSNEFDNTQEDDTILEEEDDTRNVPSSVVPLDIQLTKDKHLLIISGPNAGGKSVCLKTVGLLQYMLQCGLSIPVGDRSKTGIFADIMIDIGDEQSIENDLSTYSSHLMNMKVMMRRASDRTLILIDEFGTGTEPQIGGAIAESVLRQFWKKHAWAVITTHYQNLKHFAEEHPGTVNGAMLYDRHEMRPLFQLAIGRPGSSFAIEIARKTGIPEEVIRDASEIVGSDYIQSDKYLQDIVRDKRYWENKRQTIHSHEKELEKRISQYEKDIAALEQSRKEILNRAKAQAEEIIKESNRRIENAIREIREKQAEKEETKRIRQELAAYEAGLLDGSKTDKGETSNKKKLKSSGLLSDDDFQKKVDKIKSRKERHEQHLKEKAGRQQAAAEALKNAVRKQQSGGAVMAGDSVRIKGLTSVGKVESIEGKQATIIFGGMRTKMAVSRLEHVDAATIQSEQKQFQAYNYSRETRETIDKHRNQFRQELDVRGLRADEALNQVQYFIDDAILVGASQVRILHGKGNGILRQLIRQYLGSVPNVTNYRDEHVQFGGAGITVVEL; from the coding sequence ATGATATATCCCAAGAACTTTGAACAAAAAATTGGTTTCACGGAGGTGCGTTCACTTCTGCGAGCACGCTGTCTGTCTACTTTAGGTAAGGAACGGATAGATGAGATGAACTTTTCTACTGATGCCACTCAAGTGAATATTTGGATGGAAGAGATTAGAGAGTTTCGCAGAATACAAGAAGGGCAGGACGAGTTCCCATTAGATAATTTCTTTGATGTACGCGAAAGTGTAGCACGAATCCGATTGGAAGGAACACACATGGAGGTGGAAGAACTCTTTGATTTGAAGCGTTCATTAGAAACTATCATTGCTATTGTGAGCTTCCTAAGTCGTGGAGAAGAAACTGAACAAGGAGAAGTACGCCATTACTACCCTGCTCTATACAACCTTGCGGATGGTGTTGCAACCTTTCCATTGCTTGTTCAGCGCATCTCACAGATTATTGATAAATTCGGTAAGATGCGTGATAACGCCTCTCCTGAACTGCTTCAGATACGCCGTGAACTTGCCCGAATAGAGGGAAGTATCTCGCGCACACTGTATGGTATCTTACGTGCGGCACAGGGAGAAGGACTTGTTGAGAAAGATGTCACGCCTACCCTGCGTGACGGTCGATTGGTTATACCAGTTGCACCAGGACTGAAACGTAAGATCTCTGGTATTGTACACGATGAAAGTGCAACGGGTAGAACAGTATATATTGAGCCTACTGAGGTTGTTGAAGCTAATAATAAGATTCGTGAACTTGAGAATGAGGAACGAAGAGAGATGATTCGTATTCTCACAGACTTTGCGAAGAAGGTACGTCCAAACGTGCGTGAGATTCTCGACTCGTATAATCTTATGTCAGCAGTAGACTTCATTCGTGCAAAAGCTGAACTTGCTCGACTCTTTAAGGGCTTTGAACCACAGGTGGCAGAGGAACCTCATATTGATTGGATTAGAGCTATTCATCCCCTACTTCAACTATCATTAGAAAGAAAGCATTATAATAAGTTAAACACTTCATTGTCTGCTAATAAAGCCGAAATAGATAAAGTTTCTAATGAATTTGATAATACACAGGAGGACGACACAATATTAGAAGAAGAGGACGATACACGTAATGTTCCTTCAAGTGTTGTTCCCCTTGATATTCAACTCACAAAAGACAAGCATCTGTTGATTATCTCTGGTCCAAATGCTGGTGGTAAATCTGTTTGTCTAAAGACGGTCGGTCTACTTCAGTATATGCTTCAGTGTGGTCTTTCTATCCCTGTTGGCGACCGCTCTAAGACTGGTATTTTTGCTGATATCATGATAGACATCGGTGACGAACAGAGTATTGAGAATGACCTTAGTACCTATTCTTCACACTTGATGAATATGAAGGTGATGATGCGTCGTGCATCAGATCGTACGCTCATCCTTATTGATGAGTTCGGAACAGGTACAGAGCCACAGATAGGTGGAGCCATTGCCGAGTCTGTCTTACGTCAGTTCTGGAAGAAACATGCGTGGGCTGTGATTACAACCCACTATCAGAACCTCAAGCATTTTGCAGAAGAACATCCTGGTACAGTCAATGGAGCGATGCTCTATGACCGTCATGAAATGCGTCCACTCTTCCAGTTGGCAATCGGTAGACCGGGTAGTTCGTTTGCTATTGAGATTGCTCGAAAGACAGGAATACCAGAAGAAGTAATCCGTGATGCATCAGAGATTGTTGGTTCTGATTATATTCAGAGTGACAAATACTTACAGGATATTGTTCGAGATAAGCGTTATTGGGAGAACAAACGTCAGACAATCCACAGTCATGAGAAGGAGTTGGAGAAACGTATTAGTCAATATGAAAAAGATATTGCTGCGTTAGAACAAAGTCGTAAGGAGATTCTCAACCGTGCCAAGGCACAAGCTGAAGAGATTATTAAAGAGAGTAATCGTCGGATAGAAAACGCTATCCGAGAAATCAGAGAGAAGCAAGCTGAAAAGGAGGAGACCAAACGTATTCGTCAGGAATTGGCTGCTTATGAAGCTGGATTGTTAGATGGAAGTAAGACTGACAAGGGTGAAACATCTAATAAAAAGAAACTTAAAAGCAGCGGATTGTTGTCTGATGACGATTTCCAGAAGAAGGTTGACAAGATTAAGAGTCGCAAGGAACGCCACGAACAACATCTGAAAGAGAAAGCTGGTAGGCAACAAGCTGCAGCTGAAGCTTTGAAAAACGCTGTGCGAAAACAGCAGAGCGGCGGAGCTGTTATGGCAGGTGATTCTGTACGTATTAAGGGTCTGACAAGTGTTGGAAAGGTTGAATCAATTGAAGGAAAGCAGGCAACTATTATCTTTGGTGGAATGAGAACAAAGATGGCTGTTAGTCGTTTGGAGCATGTTGATGCGGCAACTATTCAGTCAGAACAGAAGCAATTCCAAGCTTATAATTATAGTCGTGAGACACGTGAGACCATTGATAAACATCGTAACCAGTTCCGTCAGGAGTTGGATGTACGTGGTTTGAGAGCGGATGAAGCCTTAAATCAGGTGCAATACTTTATAGATGATGCTATCCTTGTTGGGGCAAGTCAGGTGCGCATTCTTCATGGCAAAGGCAACGGAATACTTCGTCAGCTTATCCGACAGTATCTTGGCAGTGTTCCTAACGTTACAAATTATCGCGATGAACACGTACAGTTTGGTGGCGCAGGTATCACGGTTGTAGAACTTTGA